A window of the Lagopus muta isolate bLagMut1 chromosome 1, bLagMut1 primary, whole genome shotgun sequence genome harbors these coding sequences:
- the CHD4 gene encoding chromodomain-helicase-DNA-binding protein 4 isoform X5, with translation MASGIGSPSPCSGGSDDDEMEILLNSAIPQHPEHEEEPEEELLSEAETLKIKKKKKPKKLKEPKVPKLSKRQKKELGDSSGEGNEFVEEEEEVLRSDSEGSDYTPGKKKKKKLGPKKEKKSKAKRKEEEEEEEEDDDSKEPKSSAQLLEDWGMEDIDHIFTEEDYRTLTNYKAFSQFVRPLIAAKNPKIAVSKMMMVLGAKWREFSTNNPFKGSSGASVAAAAAAAVAVVESMVTNVDAVLPQPPVDVPLRKAKTKEGKGPNARRKPKGSPRIPDIKKPKTKKVAPLKIKLGGFGSKRKRSSSEDDDLDVESDFDDASINSYSVSDGSTSRSSRSRKKLKAGKKKKKGEEDSTVAVDGYETDHQDYCEVCQQGGEIILCDTCPRAYHMVCLDPDMEKAPEGKWSCPHCEKEGIQWEAKEDNSEGEEILEDVVGDAEEEDDHHMEFCRVCKDGGELLCCDACPSSYHIHCLNPPLPEIPNGEWLCPRCTCPALKGKVQKILIWKWGQPPVGPAPPRPPDADPNAPPPKPLEGRPERQFFVKWQGMSYWHCSWVSELQLELHCQVMFRNYQRKNDMDEPPSGDFGGEEEKSRKRKNKDPKYAEMEERFYRYGIKPEWMMIHRILNHSVDKKGNVHYLIKWRDLPYDQASWESEDVDIQDYDLYKQAYWNHRELMRGEEGRPGKKLKKVKMRKLERPPETPTVDPTVKYDRQPEYLDVTGGTLHPYQLEGLNWLRFSWAQGTDTILADEMGLGKTVQTAVFLYSLYKEGHSKGPFLVSAPLSTIINWEREFEMWAPDMYVVTYVGDKDSRAIIRENEFTFEDNAIRGGKKASRMKKEAAVKFHVLLTSYELITIDMAILGSIDWACLIVDEAHRLKNNQSKFFRVLNGYSLQHKLLLTGTPLQNNLEELFHLLNFLTPERFHNLEGFLEEFADIAKEDQIKKLHDMLGPHMLRRLKADVFKNMPSKTELIVRVELSPMQKKYYKYILTRNFEALNARGGGNQVSLLNVVMDLKKCCNHPYLFPVAAMEAPKMPNGMYDGSALIRASGKLLLLQKMLKNLKEGGHRVLIFSQMTKMLDLLEDFLEHEGYKYERIDGGITGNMRQEAIDRFNAPGAQQFCFLLSTRAGGLGINLATADTVIIYDSDWNPHNDIQAFSRAHRIGQNKKVMIYRFVTRASVEERITQVAKKKMMLTHLVVRPGLGSKTGSMSKQELDDILKFGTEELFKDEATEGGDNKEGEDSSVIHYDDKAIERLLDRNQDETEDTELQGMNEYLSSFKVAQYVVREEEMGEEEEVEREIIKQEESVDPDYWEKLLRHHYEQQQEDLARNLGKGKRIRKQVNYNDGSQEDRDWQDDQSDNQSDYSVASEEGDEDFDERSEARRPSRKGLRNDKDKPLPPLLARVGGNIEVLGFNARQRKAFLNAIMRYGMPPQDAFTTQWLVRDLRGKSEKEFKAYVSLFMRHLCEPGADGAETFADGVPREGLSRQHVLTRIGVMSLIRKKVQEFEHVNGRWSMPELAEIEENKKLSQPSSPSPKTPTPSTPGDTQPNTPAPAPPPEEGIKAEEGASNKEQGESAEPEKEISASANDAEVPMEQCAQPAEAAPQEAKSPVNSTEADEKKEEPEVKERTDEPMEVESKADVEKVEDRTPTENTSEPPIITLDEKDEKKDDDKRDVVMLQNGEMLKESADERHKKAVKQRFMFNIADGGFTELHSLWQNEERAATVTKKTYEIWHRRHDYWLLAGIINHGYARWQDIQNDPRYAILNEPFKGEMNRGNFLEIKNKFLARRFKLLEQALVIEEQLRRAAYLNMSEDPSHPSMALNTRFAEVECLAESHQHLSKESMAGNKPANAVLHKVLKQLEELLSDMKADVTRLPATIARIPPVAVRLQMSERNILSRLANRSSGAAAVSLQPSAVNLLAKPK, from the exons ATGGCATCAGGCATCGGATCTCCGTCGCCGTGCTCAGGGGGCAGTGATGATGATGAGATGGAGATTCTGCTGAACAGTGCTATCCCCCAGCATCCAG AACATGAAGAGGAGCCAGAAGAAGAGCTTCTGTCGGAGGCTGAGACACTCAAAatcaaaaagaagaagaaacccAAGAAGCTAAAGGAACCCAAAGTGCCCAAACTCAGCAAGCGTCAGAAGAAGGAG cttGGGGACAGTTCTGGTGAGGGCAATGAGTTtgtggaggaagaggaggaggttCTGCGCTCTGATAGTGAAGGCAGTGACTACACtcctggaaagaagaaaaagaagaaattaggaccgaagaaggaaaagaaaagcaaagcaaagcgcaaggaggaagaagaggaggaggaagaagatgatgaCTCCAAG GAGCCAAAGTCATCTGCTCAGCTCCTGGAGGACTGGGGCATGGAGGATATTGATCATATCTTCACAGAGGAGGATTACCGCACTCTCACCAACTACAAAGCTTTCAGCCAGTTTGTTAG ACCACTTATTGCAGCCAAGAACCCTAAAATAGCTGTGTCGAAGATGATGATGGTACTGGGAGCCAAGTGGAGGGAGTTTAGCACAAATAACCCCTTCAAGGGAAGTTCAGGtgcatctgtggctgctgctgcagctgcagctgttgcaGTAGTGGAGAGTATGGTGACAAACGTGGATGCTGTGCTGCCGCAGCCCCCTGTAGATGTGCCACTCAGGAAAGCCAAGACGAAGGAAGGCAAAG GCCCCAATGCCCGACGAAAGCCAAAGGGCAGTCCTCGTATTCCTGATATCAAGAAACCTAAAACAAAGAAAGTGGCACCTTTGAAAATCAAACTGGGAGGATTTGGTTCCAAGCGCAAAAGGTCATCA AGTGAAGATGATGACCTGGATGTGGAGTCAGACTTTGATGATGCCAGCATCAACAGCTACTCTGTTTCAGATGGATCTACAAGTCGCAGTAGCCGCAGTCGTAAAAAACtcaaagctggaaaaaagaaaaagaaag GTGAGGAGGACTCCACAGTGGCTGTGGATGGCTATGAGACTGATCACCAGGACTACTGTGAGGTGTGCCAGCAGGGAGGAGAAATCATACTGTGTGACACCTGTCCTCGTGCCTACCATATGGTTTGCCTGGACCCAGACATGGAGAAAGCCCCAGAGGGCAAATGGAGCTGCCCACACTGC GAAAAAGAGGGCATTCAGTGGGAAGCAAAGGAGGATAACTCTGAAGGTGAAGAGATCCTGGAAGATGTTGTGGGGGATGCTGAAGAGGAAGACGACCACCATATGGAGTTCTGTAGAGTCTGCAAGGAtggaggagagctgctgtgctgtgatgcaTGTCCTTCATCCTATCACATTCACTGTCTGAATCCCCCATTGCCAGAGATTCCCAATGGGGAGTGGCTGTGTCCACGCTGCACT TGCCCAGCTCTGAAAGGAAAGGTTCAGAAGATCTTGATCTGGAAATGGGGTCAGCCCCCAGTTGGCCCTGCACCTCCACGTCCACCTGATGCAGATCCTAATGCTCCTCCCCCTAAGCCTCTGGAGGGTCGACCTGAAAGGCAGTTCTTTGTCAAATGGCAGGGCATGTCCTACTGGCACTGCTCTTGGGTGTCAGAATTGCAG ctggagctgcactgTCAGGTAATGTTTCGAAACTACCAACGCAAGAATGATATGGATGAGCCACCTTCAGGGGACTttggaggagaagaggagaaaagtcgtaagagaaaaaacaaggaCCCCAAATATGCTGAAATGGAGGAGCGCTTCTATCGATATGGGATCAAACCAGAGTGGATGATGATCCATAGAATCCTTAATCATAG TGTGGATAAGAAGGGGAACGTCCACTATTTGATTAAATGGAGAGATCTACCCTATGACCAGGCATCATGGGAAAGTGAGGATGTGGATATCCAAGATTATGACCTTTACAAGCAAGCCTACTGGAATCACAG GGAGCTGATGAGGGGTGAAGAAGGAAGGCCTGGTAAGAAGctaaagaaagtgaagatgcGGAAACTGGAAAGGCCCCCTGAAACTCCCACAGTAGAT CCGACGGTGAAGTATGACCGGCAGCCAGAGTACCTTGATGTAACAGGGGGAACCTTGCATCCTTACCAACTGGAAGGACTGAACTGGCTGCGATTCTCTTGGGCCCAGGGCACAGATACAATCTTAGCTGATGAAATGGGTCTGGGAAAGACTGTGCAGACAGCTGTGTTCCTGTATTCCCTATACAAAGAG GGCCACTCAAAGGGGCCCTTCTTGGTGAGTGCCCCCCTCTCCACAATCATCAACTGGGAACGAGAATTTGAGATGTGGGCACCAGATATGTATGTAGTGACCTACGTTGGGGACAAAGACAGTCGAGCAATCATCCGTGAGAATGAGTTCACTTTTGAGGATAATGCCATACGTGGAGGCAAAAAAGCATCCAGAATGAAG aAGGAGGCAGCTGTGAAGTTCCATGTCCTTCTCACGTCTTATGAGTTGATCACAATTGATATGGCCATATTGGGATCTATTGACTGGGCATGTCTCATTGTAGATGAAGCTCATCGACTGAAGAACAATCAGTCTAAG TTCTTTCGTGTGCTGAATGGTTATTCCCTCCAGCATAAGCTGCTGCTTACAGGCACTCCCCTGCAGAACAACCTGGAAGAACTGTTTCACCTGCTGAACTTCCTGACACCAGAGAGATTCCA TAACTTGGAGGGCTTCTTAGAAGAGTTTGCAGATATTGCCAAGGAAGATCAGATCAAGAAGCTACATGACATGCTGGGCCCACATATGCTGAGACGCCTCAAAGCTGATGTTTTCAAGAACATGCCATCTAAGACTGAACTTATTGTCAGAGTGGAGTTGAGTCCTATGCAGAA gaaatactataaatatattttgacaAGGAACTTTGAGGCGCTGAATGCACGTGGTGGTGGTAACCAAGTTTCATTACTCAACGTTGTTATGGATCTGAAGAAGTGCTGTAACCACCCCTACCTCTTTCCTGTGGCTGCTATG GAAGCTCCAAAAATGCCAAATGGCATGTATGATGGTAGTGCTCTTATTCGAGCATCTGGAAAGTTGTTGCTGCTCCAGAAGATGTTAAAGAATCTCAAGGAAGGAGGTCACAGAGTGCTCATATTCTCTCAG ATGACTAAAATGTTAGACCTTCTGGAAGACTTTCTGGAACATGAAGGGTACAAATATGAGCGGATTGATGGAGGAATCACAGGAAACATGCGTCAAGAGGCTATTGATCGATTTAATG CTCCTGGTgctcagcagttctgctttctgctttcaacTCGAGCTGGGGGTCTTGGTATTAACTTGGCCACAGCAGATACTGTGATTATTTATGACTCAGACTGGAACCCACACAACGATATCCAG GCCTTCAGCCGTGCGCATAGGATTGGACAGAACAAGAAAGTAATGATATACCGCTTTGTGACAAGAGCATCAGTGGAGGAGCGCATCactcaggtggccaagaagaaaatgatgctAACTCATCTGGTAGTGAGACCAGGGTTGGGCTCCAAGACAGGCTCCATGTCCAAACAGGAACTTGATGACATTCTCAAATTTGGCACTGAAGAGCTCTTCAAGGATGAGGCTACTGAGGGGG GGGATAACAAAGAAGGTGAAGATAGCAGTGTTATCCACTATGATGACAAAGCAATTGAGCGTCTTTTGGATCGGAACCAGGATGAAACGGAAGACACAGAACTTCAGGGCATGAATGAGTATCTCAGCTCTTTCAAAGTGGCCCAGTATGTGGTTCGTGAAGAGGAGATGGGG gaggaagaagaagtgGAACGGGAGATTATTAAGCAGGAAGAGTCAGTGGATCCTGATTACTGGGAGAAACTGCTCCGCCACCAttatgagcagcagcaggaggatcTGGCTAGGAATCTGGGCAAGGGCAAACGTATTCGCAAGCAAGTTAACTACAATGATGGCTCACAGGAGGATAGAG actgGCAAGACGACCAGTCAGATAATCAGTCAGACTATTCAGTTGCTTCTGAAGAAGGGGATGAGGACTTTGATGAGAGATCTGAAG CTCGTCGGCCTAGCCGCAAAGGCCTGAGAAATGATAAGGATAAGCCCCTGCCTCCTTTACTTGCCCGAGTGGGAGGGAACATTGAA GTCTTGGGTTTCAATGCCCGCCAGAGAAAAGCCTTTCTCAATGCTATCATGCGCTATGGAATGCCACCTCAGGATGCATTCACCACTCAGTGGCTTGTTCGGGATCTCCGTGGCAAGTCAGAGAAAGAGTTCAA GGCCTATGTCTCACTGTTCATGCGCCATTTATGTGAACCTGGAGCTGATGGTGCAGAGACGTTTGCAGATGGGGTCCCACGGGAAGGTCTTTCTCGACAGCATGTCCTTACTCGAATTGGGGTCATGTCACTCATACGCAAAAAG GTGCAGGAGTTTGAGCATGTGAATGGCCGCTGGAGTATGCCAGAACTGGCAGAGATAGAGGAGAACAAGAAACTTTCTCAGCCAAGCTCACCCTCTCCCAAAACACCGACTCCTTCAACACCAGGGGATACTCAGCCAAATACACCTGCCCCTGCCCCTCCTCCTG AAGAGGGAATAAAGGCAGAAGAAGGAGCCAGTAACAAGGAGCAAGGAGAATCTGCTGaaccagagaaagaaatcagtgcCTCTGCTAATGATGCAGAGGTCCCTATGGAG cagtgtgcccagccTGCGGAGGCTGCACCACAGGAAGCAAAATCCCCAGTGAACTCCACAGAAGcagatgagaagaaagaagaaccAGAGGTGAAGGAAAGAACAGATGAGCCAATGGAAGTGGAAAGCAAAG CTGATGTGGAGAAAGTAGAAGACAGAACACCTACTGAGAATACCTCTGAACCTCCTATAATCACCTTGGATGAGAAAG ATGAGAAAAAGGATGATGATAAGAGAGACGTGGTGATGCTGCAGAATGGAGAGATGCTGAAAGAGTCAGCAGATGAAAGGCACAAAAAGGCAGTAAAGCAACGGTTCATGTTCAACATAGCTGATGGTGGCTTCACAG AATTACACTCCCTTTGGCAGAATGAAGAGCGGGCTGCAACTGTCACAAAGAAGACATATGAGATCTGGCATCGGCGTCATGACTACTGGCTGCTCGCTGGAATTATCAA TCATGGCTATGCCCGTTGGCAAGATATTCAGAATGATCCGCGTTACGCCATCCTCAATGAACCCTTCAAGGGGGAGATGAACAGGGGTAACTTCCTggaaataaagaacaaattCTTGGCAAGGAGATTCAAG CTCCTGGAGCAGGCACTGGTGATTGAGGAGCAGTTGCGGCGAGCTGCCTATCTGAATATGTCAGAAGACCCCTCTCATCCCTCAATGGCTCTGAACACACGTTTTGCAGAGGTGGAGTGCCTGGCTGAGAGTCACCAGCATCTATCCAAGGAGTCAATGGCTGGGAATAAGCCTGCCaatgctgtgctgcacaaaG TTCTGAAGCAGCTAGAGGAACTTCTGAGTGACATGAAGGCAGATGTGACACGCTTGCCTGCCACTATTGCCCGTATCCCGCCGGTGGCAGTGCGCCTGCAGATGTCAGAACGCAACATCCTCAGCAGGCTCGCCAACCGCAGCA GTGGCGCAGCAGCAGTGAGTCTCCAGCCCAGTGCTGTCAATCTTTTGGCCAAGCCGAAGTGa